A region from the Mustela erminea isolate mMusErm1 chromosome 2, mMusErm1.Pri, whole genome shotgun sequence genome encodes:
- the CCAR2 gene encoding cell cycle and apoptosis regulator protein 2 isoform X1, with translation MSQFKRQRINPLPGGRNFSGAASTSLLGPPPGLLTPPVATDLSQNARHLQGGEKQRVFTGIVTSLHDYFGVVDEEVFFQLSVVKGRLPQLGEKVLVKAAYNPGQAVPWNAVKVQTLSNQPLLKSPAPPLLHVAALGQKQGILGAQPQLIFQPHRIPPLFPQKPLSLFQTSHTLHLSHLNRFPARGPHGRLDQGRSDDYDSKKRKQRAGGEPWGAKKPRHDLPPYRVHLTPYTVDSPNCDFLELQRRYRSLLVPSDLLAVCLSWLSAFPLSQPFSLHPPSRIQVSSEKEPAPDAGAEPIPADSDPTYSSKVLLLSSPGLEEFYRCCMLFVDDLAEPRETPEHPLKQIKFLLSRKEEEAVLVGGEWSPSLDGLDPKGDPQVLVRTAIRCAQAQTGIDLSACTKWWRFAEFQYLQPGPPRRLQTVVVYLPDVWTIMPTLEEWEALCQQKAAEAAAPPQEVSGDTEPLEQTADTSEPVADTSKQNAENPEATAQQEVDTDLPEAPPPPLEPAVMARPGCVNLSLHSIVEDRRPKERISFEVMVLAELFLEMLQRDFGYRIYKMLLSLPEKVVAPPEPEKEEAAKEEETVKEEVAKEAKDEVQSEGTAAESDAPPKEDGLLPKPPSSGGEEEEKPRGEASEDLCEMALDPELLLLRDDGEEEFAGAKLEDSEVRSVASNQSEMEFSSLQDMPKELDPSAVLPLDCLLAFVFFDANWCGYLHRRDLERILLTLGLRLSAEQAKQLVSRVVTQNVCQYRSLQYSRQEGPDGGLPEEVLLGNLDLLPPSGKSMKPGATPTEHKGLVSHNGSLINVGNLLQRAEQQDSGRLYLENKIHTLELKLEESHNRFSATEVTNKTLAAEMQELRGRLAEAEETARTAERQKNQLQRLLQEFRRRLTPLQLEMQRMVEKADSWVEKEEPAPSN, from the exons ATGTCCCAGTTTAAGCGCCAGCGGATCAACCCGCTTCCAGGGGGACGCAACTTCTCAG GCGCAGCTTCAACATCTCTTTTGGGTCCTCCTCCTGGTTTGCTCACTCCTCCTGTGGCCACAGACCTGTCCCAAAATGCCAGGCACCTTCAG ggtggggagaagcagcgGGTCTTCACTGGCATTGTTACCAGCTTACATGACTACTTCGGGGTAGTAGATGAAGAGGTCTTTTTTCAGCTAAG TGTGGTGAAGGGCCGGCTGCCCCAGCTGGGTGAGAAGGTGCTGGTGAAGGCTGCATACAACCCAGGCCAGGCAGTGCCCTGGAATGCTGTCAAGGTGCAAACGCTCTCCAACCAG CCCCTGCTGAAGTCCCCCGCACCTCCCCTTCTCCATGTGGCAGCCCTGGGCCAGAAGCAAGGGATTCTGGGAGCTCAGCCCCAGCTGATCTTCCAGCCTCACCGGATTCCCCCGCTCTTTCCTCAGAAGC CTCTGAGTCTCTTCCAAACATCCCACACACTTCATCTGAGCCACCTGAACAGATTTCCTGCTCGGGGCCCTCACGGACGATTGGATCAAGGCCGAAG TGACGACTATGACTCCAAGAAACGCAAACAGCGGGCTGGTGGAGAGCCTTGGGGTGCTAAGAAACCAAGGCATGACCTGCCTCCTTACCGGGTCCATCTCACTCCCTATACTGTGGACAG ccccaacTGTGACTTCTTAGAGCTCCAGCGCCGCTACCGCAGCCTCCTGGTTCCCTCTGATCTCCTGGCTGTGTGTCTGAGCTGGCTGTCAGCCTTCCCTCTGAGCCAGCCCTTTTCCCTCCATCCTCCAAGCCGCATCCAGGTATCTTCTGAGAAGGAGCCAGCTCCAGATGCTGGTGCTGAGCCCATCCCTGCAGACAGTGACCCCACTTATAGTTCCAAG GTACTGCTGCTCTCGTCCCCGGGACTGGAGGAGTTCTATCGTTGTTGCATGCTCTTTGTGGATGACCTGGCTGAGCCGAGGGAGACACCAGAACACCCTCTAAAGCAGATTAAG TTTTTGCTGAGCcggaaagaagaagaagcagtgcTGGTTGGGGGTGAGTGGTCTCCCTCTTTGGATGGCCTCGACCCCAAGGGCGACCCGCAGGTGCTAGTCCGCACGGCCATCCGCTGTGCGCAAGCCCAGACTGGCATTGACTTGAGCGCCTGCACGAAGTG GTGGCGCTTTGCGGAGTTTCAGTACCTGCAGCCGGGTCCCCCGAGGCGGCTCCAGACTGTGGTGGTGTACCTGCCTGACGTCTGGACCATCATGCCTACTTTGGAAGAGTGGGAGGCCCTGTGCCAGCAGAAAGCTGCAGAGGCAGCTGCCCCACCCCAAGAGGTGTCCGGG GACACAGAGCCTCTGGAGCAGACAGCTGACACATCAGAGCCAGTAGCCGACACTTCTAAACAGAACGCAGAGAATCCAGAGGCCACCGCGCAGCAGGAAGTGGACACCGATCTCCCAGAGGCGCCCCCACCTCCTCTAGAACCTGCCGTCATGGCACGCCCTGGCTGTGTCAACCTGTCCCTTCATAGTATTGTGGAGGACCGGAGGCCAAAAGAAAGGATCTCCTTTGAA GTGATGGTGTTGGCTGAGCTGTTTCTGGAGATGCTGCAGAGGGATTTTGGGTATAGGATTTATAAGATGCTGCTGAGCCTTCCTGAAAAGGTGGTGGCCCCGCCTGAACCTGAGAAGGAGGAGGCggccaaggaagaagaaacagtcAAGGAAGAGGTTGCCAAGGAGGCCAAGGATGAGGTACAGAGTGAGGGCACGGCTGCCGAGTCAGACGCCCCCCCG AAGGAAGATGGGCTTTTGCCCAAACCtccatcttctgggggagaggaagaagagaaacccCGGGGTGAGGCATCCGAGGACCTCTGTGAGATGGCCCTCGACCCAGAGCTGCTCCTCCTGAGGGATGATGGCGAAGAGGAGTTCG CAGGAGCCAAGCTGGAGGATTCGGAGGTCCGGTCGGTTGCCTCGAACCAGTCAGAGATGGAGTTCTCTTCTCTTCAGGACATG CCCAAGGAGCTGGACCCCTCTGCTGTGCTCCCTTTGGACTGTCTTCTTGCTTTTGTCTTCTTTGATGCCAACTGGTGTGGCTACTTGCACCGGCGAGACTTGGAGAGGATCCTGCTCACCCTTGGGCTCCGGCTCAGTGCAGAGCAG GCCAAACAGCTGGTCAGCAGGGTGGTGACCCAGAACGTCTGCCAGTACCGGAGCCTTCAGTACAGCCGGCAGGAGGGTCCAGACGGCGGGCTGCCCGAGGAGGTGCTCTTGG GAAACTTGGACCTGCTGCCTCCTTCGGGGAAAAGCATGAAGCCGGGTGCCACCCCCACGGAACACAAAGGCCTGGTGTCCCACAACGGCAGCCTGATCAATGTGGGGAACCTGCTGCAGCGTGCAGAGCAGCAGGACAGCGGACGGCTCTATCTGGAGAACAAGATTCACACACTGGAACTGAAGCTGG AGGAGAGCCATAACCGGTTCTCGGCCACGGAGGTCACGAACAAGACACTGGCGGCAGAAATGCAGGAGCTGCGGGGCCGGCTGGCCGAGGCTGAGGAGACAGCCCGGACGGCTGAGCGCCAGAAGAACCAGCTGCAGCGACTGCTCCAGGAGTTCCGGAGGCGCCTGACCCCGCTGCAGCTGGAGATGCAGCGGATGGTTGAGAAG GCGGACAGCTGGGTAGAGAAGGAGGAGCCAGCACCTAGCAACTGA
- the BIN3 gene encoding bridging integrator 3 codes for MKKSTDADLAMSKSAVKISLDLLSNPLCEQDQDFLNMVTALDTAMKRMDAFNQEKVNQIQKTVIEPLKKFGSVFPSLNMAVKRREQALQDYRRLQAKVEKYEEKEKTGPVLAKLHQAREELRPVRDDFEAKNKQLLDEMPRFYHSRLDYFQPSFEALIRAQVGYYSEMQKIFGDLTQQLDQPGNPDEQRERENEARLSELRALSIVADD; via the exons CCATGTCCAAGTCTGCCGTGAAGATATCCTTGGACTTGCTCTCCAATCCCCTCTGCGAGCAAGACCAGGACTTCCTGAACATGGTGACAGCTCTGGACACGGCCATGAAGCGGATGGATGCCTTCAACCAGGAAAAG GTGAACCAGATTCAAAAGACCGTGATTGAACccttaaaaaa GTTCGGCAGTGTCTTCCCAAGCCTCAACATGGCCGTGAAGCGGCGGGAGCAGGCCTTGCAGGACTACCGGAGGCTGCAGGCCAAGGTGGAGAAGTacgaggagaaggagaagacggGGCCCGTGCTGGCCAAACTCCACCAG GCCCGAGAAGAGCTGCGGCCTGTGCGGGACGACTTCGAGGCCAAGAACAAGCAGCTCCTGGATGAGATGCCGCGGTTCTACCACAGCCGCCTCGACTACTTCCAGCCCAGCTTTGAGGCCCTGATCCGAGCCCAG GTTGGGTACTACTCTGAAATGCAGAAGATCTTCGGAGACTTGACCCAGCAGCTTGACCAGCCCGGCAACCCTGAtgagcagcgggagagggagaacgAAGCCAGACTGAGCGAGCTCAGAGCCCTCTCCATTGTGGCTGATGACTGA
- the CCAR2 gene encoding cell cycle and apoptosis regulator protein 2 isoform X2 has translation MSQFKRQRINPLPGGRNFSGAASTSLLGPPPGLLTPPVATDLSQNARHLQGGEKQRVFTGIVTSLHDYFGVVDEEVFFQLSVVKGRLPQLGEKVLVKAAYNPGQAVPWNAVKVQTLSNQPLLKSPAPPLLHVAALGQKQGILGAQPQLIFQPHRIPPLFPQKPLSLFQTSHTLHLSHLNRFPARGPHGRLDQGRSDDYDSKKRKQRAGGEPWGAKKPRHDLPPYRVHLTPYTVDSPNCDFLELQRRYRSLLVPSDLLAVCLSWLSAFPLSQPFSLHPPSRIQVSSEKEPAPDAGAEPIPADSDPTYSSKVLLLSSPGLEEFYRCCMLFVDDLAEPRETPEHPLKQIKFLLSRKEEEAVLVGGEWSPSLDGLDPKGDPQVLVRTAIRCAQAQTGIDLSACTKWWRFAEFQYLQPGPPRRLQTVVVYLPDVWTIMPTLEEWEALCQQKAAEAAAPPQEVSGDTEPLEQTADTSEPVADTSKQNAENPEATAQQEVDTDLPEAPPPPLEPAVMARPGCVNLSLHSIVEDRRPKERISFEVMVLAELFLEMLQRDFGYRIYKMLLSLPEKVVAPPEPEKEEAAKEEETVKEEVAKEAKDEVQSEGTAAESDAPPKEDGLLPKPPSSGGEEEEKPRGEASEDLCEMALDPELLLLRDDGEEEFGAKLEDSEVRSVASNQSEMEFSSLQDMPKELDPSAVLPLDCLLAFVFFDANWCGYLHRRDLERILLTLGLRLSAEQAKQLVSRVVTQNVCQYRSLQYSRQEGPDGGLPEEVLLGNLDLLPPSGKSMKPGATPTEHKGLVSHNGSLINVGNLLQRAEQQDSGRLYLENKIHTLELKLEESHNRFSATEVTNKTLAAEMQELRGRLAEAEETARTAERQKNQLQRLLQEFRRRLTPLQLEMQRMVEKADSWVEKEEPAPSN, from the exons ATGTCCCAGTTTAAGCGCCAGCGGATCAACCCGCTTCCAGGGGGACGCAACTTCTCAG GCGCAGCTTCAACATCTCTTTTGGGTCCTCCTCCTGGTTTGCTCACTCCTCCTGTGGCCACAGACCTGTCCCAAAATGCCAGGCACCTTCAG ggtggggagaagcagcgGGTCTTCACTGGCATTGTTACCAGCTTACATGACTACTTCGGGGTAGTAGATGAAGAGGTCTTTTTTCAGCTAAG TGTGGTGAAGGGCCGGCTGCCCCAGCTGGGTGAGAAGGTGCTGGTGAAGGCTGCATACAACCCAGGCCAGGCAGTGCCCTGGAATGCTGTCAAGGTGCAAACGCTCTCCAACCAG CCCCTGCTGAAGTCCCCCGCACCTCCCCTTCTCCATGTGGCAGCCCTGGGCCAGAAGCAAGGGATTCTGGGAGCTCAGCCCCAGCTGATCTTCCAGCCTCACCGGATTCCCCCGCTCTTTCCTCAGAAGC CTCTGAGTCTCTTCCAAACATCCCACACACTTCATCTGAGCCACCTGAACAGATTTCCTGCTCGGGGCCCTCACGGACGATTGGATCAAGGCCGAAG TGACGACTATGACTCCAAGAAACGCAAACAGCGGGCTGGTGGAGAGCCTTGGGGTGCTAAGAAACCAAGGCATGACCTGCCTCCTTACCGGGTCCATCTCACTCCCTATACTGTGGACAG ccccaacTGTGACTTCTTAGAGCTCCAGCGCCGCTACCGCAGCCTCCTGGTTCCCTCTGATCTCCTGGCTGTGTGTCTGAGCTGGCTGTCAGCCTTCCCTCTGAGCCAGCCCTTTTCCCTCCATCCTCCAAGCCGCATCCAGGTATCTTCTGAGAAGGAGCCAGCTCCAGATGCTGGTGCTGAGCCCATCCCTGCAGACAGTGACCCCACTTATAGTTCCAAG GTACTGCTGCTCTCGTCCCCGGGACTGGAGGAGTTCTATCGTTGTTGCATGCTCTTTGTGGATGACCTGGCTGAGCCGAGGGAGACACCAGAACACCCTCTAAAGCAGATTAAG TTTTTGCTGAGCcggaaagaagaagaagcagtgcTGGTTGGGGGTGAGTGGTCTCCCTCTTTGGATGGCCTCGACCCCAAGGGCGACCCGCAGGTGCTAGTCCGCACGGCCATCCGCTGTGCGCAAGCCCAGACTGGCATTGACTTGAGCGCCTGCACGAAGTG GTGGCGCTTTGCGGAGTTTCAGTACCTGCAGCCGGGTCCCCCGAGGCGGCTCCAGACTGTGGTGGTGTACCTGCCTGACGTCTGGACCATCATGCCTACTTTGGAAGAGTGGGAGGCCCTGTGCCAGCAGAAAGCTGCAGAGGCAGCTGCCCCACCCCAAGAGGTGTCCGGG GACACAGAGCCTCTGGAGCAGACAGCTGACACATCAGAGCCAGTAGCCGACACTTCTAAACAGAACGCAGAGAATCCAGAGGCCACCGCGCAGCAGGAAGTGGACACCGATCTCCCAGAGGCGCCCCCACCTCCTCTAGAACCTGCCGTCATGGCACGCCCTGGCTGTGTCAACCTGTCCCTTCATAGTATTGTGGAGGACCGGAGGCCAAAAGAAAGGATCTCCTTTGAA GTGATGGTGTTGGCTGAGCTGTTTCTGGAGATGCTGCAGAGGGATTTTGGGTATAGGATTTATAAGATGCTGCTGAGCCTTCCTGAAAAGGTGGTGGCCCCGCCTGAACCTGAGAAGGAGGAGGCggccaaggaagaagaaacagtcAAGGAAGAGGTTGCCAAGGAGGCCAAGGATGAGGTACAGAGTGAGGGCACGGCTGCCGAGTCAGACGCCCCCCCG AAGGAAGATGGGCTTTTGCCCAAACCtccatcttctgggggagaggaagaagagaaacccCGGGGTGAGGCATCCGAGGACCTCTGTGAGATGGCCCTCGACCCAGAGCTGCTCCTCCTGAGGGATGATGGCGAAGAGGAGTTCG GAGCCAAGCTGGAGGATTCGGAGGTCCGGTCGGTTGCCTCGAACCAGTCAGAGATGGAGTTCTCTTCTCTTCAGGACATG CCCAAGGAGCTGGACCCCTCTGCTGTGCTCCCTTTGGACTGTCTTCTTGCTTTTGTCTTCTTTGATGCCAACTGGTGTGGCTACTTGCACCGGCGAGACTTGGAGAGGATCCTGCTCACCCTTGGGCTCCGGCTCAGTGCAGAGCAG GCCAAACAGCTGGTCAGCAGGGTGGTGACCCAGAACGTCTGCCAGTACCGGAGCCTTCAGTACAGCCGGCAGGAGGGTCCAGACGGCGGGCTGCCCGAGGAGGTGCTCTTGG GAAACTTGGACCTGCTGCCTCCTTCGGGGAAAAGCATGAAGCCGGGTGCCACCCCCACGGAACACAAAGGCCTGGTGTCCCACAACGGCAGCCTGATCAATGTGGGGAACCTGCTGCAGCGTGCAGAGCAGCAGGACAGCGGACGGCTCTATCTGGAGAACAAGATTCACACACTGGAACTGAAGCTGG AGGAGAGCCATAACCGGTTCTCGGCCACGGAGGTCACGAACAAGACACTGGCGGCAGAAATGCAGGAGCTGCGGGGCCGGCTGGCCGAGGCTGAGGAGACAGCCCGGACGGCTGAGCGCCAGAAGAACCAGCTGCAGCGACTGCTCCAGGAGTTCCGGAGGCGCCTGACCCCGCTGCAGCTGGAGATGCAGCGGATGGTTGAGAAG GCGGACAGCTGGGTAGAGAAGGAGGAGCCAGCACCTAGCAACTGA
- the CCAR2 gene encoding cell cycle and apoptosis regulator protein 2 isoform X3, which yields MSQFKRQRINPLPGGRNFSGAASTSLLGPPPGLLTPPVATDLSQNARHLQGGEKQRVFTGIVTSLHDYFGVVDEEVFFQLSVVKGRLPQLGEKVLVKAAYNPGQAVPWNAVKVQTLSNQPLLKSPAPPLLHVAALGQKQGILGAQPQLIFQPHRIPPLFPQKPLSLFQTSHTLHLSHLNRFPARGPHGRLDQGRSDDYDSKKRKQRAGGEPWGAKKPRHDLPPYRVHLTPYTVDSPNCDFLELQRRYRSLLVPSDLLAVCLSWLSAFPLSQPFSLHPPSRIQVSSEKEPAPDAGAEPIPADSDPTYSSKVLLLSSPGLEEFYRCCMLFVDDLAEPRETPEHPLKQIKFLLSRKEEEAVLVGGEWSPSLDGLDPKGDPQVLVRTAIRCAQAQTGIDLSACTKWWRFAEFQYLQPGPPRRLQTVVVYLPDVWTIMPTLEEWEALCQQKAAEAAAPPQEVSGDTEPLEQTADTSEPVADTSKQNAENPEATAQQEVDTDLPEAPPPPLEPAVMARPGCVNLSLHSIVEDRRPKERISFEVMVLAELFLEMLQRDFGYRIYKMLLSLPEKVVAPPEPEKEEAAKEEETVKEEVAKEAKDEVQSEGTAAESDAPPKEDGLLPKPPSSGGEEEEKPRGEASEDLCEMALDPELLLLRDDGEEEFAGAKLEDSEVRSVASNQSEMEFSSLQDMPKELDPSAVLPLDCLLAFVFFDANWCGYLHRRDLERILLTLGLRLSAEQAKQLVSRVVTQNVCQYRSLQYSRQEGPDGGLPEEETWTCCLLRGKA from the exons ATGTCCCAGTTTAAGCGCCAGCGGATCAACCCGCTTCCAGGGGGACGCAACTTCTCAG GCGCAGCTTCAACATCTCTTTTGGGTCCTCCTCCTGGTTTGCTCACTCCTCCTGTGGCCACAGACCTGTCCCAAAATGCCAGGCACCTTCAG ggtggggagaagcagcgGGTCTTCACTGGCATTGTTACCAGCTTACATGACTACTTCGGGGTAGTAGATGAAGAGGTCTTTTTTCAGCTAAG TGTGGTGAAGGGCCGGCTGCCCCAGCTGGGTGAGAAGGTGCTGGTGAAGGCTGCATACAACCCAGGCCAGGCAGTGCCCTGGAATGCTGTCAAGGTGCAAACGCTCTCCAACCAG CCCCTGCTGAAGTCCCCCGCACCTCCCCTTCTCCATGTGGCAGCCCTGGGCCAGAAGCAAGGGATTCTGGGAGCTCAGCCCCAGCTGATCTTCCAGCCTCACCGGATTCCCCCGCTCTTTCCTCAGAAGC CTCTGAGTCTCTTCCAAACATCCCACACACTTCATCTGAGCCACCTGAACAGATTTCCTGCTCGGGGCCCTCACGGACGATTGGATCAAGGCCGAAG TGACGACTATGACTCCAAGAAACGCAAACAGCGGGCTGGTGGAGAGCCTTGGGGTGCTAAGAAACCAAGGCATGACCTGCCTCCTTACCGGGTCCATCTCACTCCCTATACTGTGGACAG ccccaacTGTGACTTCTTAGAGCTCCAGCGCCGCTACCGCAGCCTCCTGGTTCCCTCTGATCTCCTGGCTGTGTGTCTGAGCTGGCTGTCAGCCTTCCCTCTGAGCCAGCCCTTTTCCCTCCATCCTCCAAGCCGCATCCAGGTATCTTCTGAGAAGGAGCCAGCTCCAGATGCTGGTGCTGAGCCCATCCCTGCAGACAGTGACCCCACTTATAGTTCCAAG GTACTGCTGCTCTCGTCCCCGGGACTGGAGGAGTTCTATCGTTGTTGCATGCTCTTTGTGGATGACCTGGCTGAGCCGAGGGAGACACCAGAACACCCTCTAAAGCAGATTAAG TTTTTGCTGAGCcggaaagaagaagaagcagtgcTGGTTGGGGGTGAGTGGTCTCCCTCTTTGGATGGCCTCGACCCCAAGGGCGACCCGCAGGTGCTAGTCCGCACGGCCATCCGCTGTGCGCAAGCCCAGACTGGCATTGACTTGAGCGCCTGCACGAAGTG GTGGCGCTTTGCGGAGTTTCAGTACCTGCAGCCGGGTCCCCCGAGGCGGCTCCAGACTGTGGTGGTGTACCTGCCTGACGTCTGGACCATCATGCCTACTTTGGAAGAGTGGGAGGCCCTGTGCCAGCAGAAAGCTGCAGAGGCAGCTGCCCCACCCCAAGAGGTGTCCGGG GACACAGAGCCTCTGGAGCAGACAGCTGACACATCAGAGCCAGTAGCCGACACTTCTAAACAGAACGCAGAGAATCCAGAGGCCACCGCGCAGCAGGAAGTGGACACCGATCTCCCAGAGGCGCCCCCACCTCCTCTAGAACCTGCCGTCATGGCACGCCCTGGCTGTGTCAACCTGTCCCTTCATAGTATTGTGGAGGACCGGAGGCCAAAAGAAAGGATCTCCTTTGAA GTGATGGTGTTGGCTGAGCTGTTTCTGGAGATGCTGCAGAGGGATTTTGGGTATAGGATTTATAAGATGCTGCTGAGCCTTCCTGAAAAGGTGGTGGCCCCGCCTGAACCTGAGAAGGAGGAGGCggccaaggaagaagaaacagtcAAGGAAGAGGTTGCCAAGGAGGCCAAGGATGAGGTACAGAGTGAGGGCACGGCTGCCGAGTCAGACGCCCCCCCG AAGGAAGATGGGCTTTTGCCCAAACCtccatcttctgggggagaggaagaagagaaacccCGGGGTGAGGCATCCGAGGACCTCTGTGAGATGGCCCTCGACCCAGAGCTGCTCCTCCTGAGGGATGATGGCGAAGAGGAGTTCG CAGGAGCCAAGCTGGAGGATTCGGAGGTCCGGTCGGTTGCCTCGAACCAGTCAGAGATGGAGTTCTCTTCTCTTCAGGACATG CCCAAGGAGCTGGACCCCTCTGCTGTGCTCCCTTTGGACTGTCTTCTTGCTTTTGTCTTCTTTGATGCCAACTGGTGTGGCTACTTGCACCGGCGAGACTTGGAGAGGATCCTGCTCACCCTTGGGCTCCGGCTCAGTGCAGAGCAG GCCAAACAGCTGGTCAGCAGGGTGGTGACCCAGAACGTCTGCCAGTACCGGAGCCTTCAGTACAGCCGGCAGGAGGGTCCAGACGGCGGGCTGCCCGAGGAG GAAACTTGGACCTGCTGCCTCCTTCGGGGAAAAGCATGA